Within Pseudomonas sp. LBUM920, the genomic segment CTGCGTGCTCAAACGCTTTGAGGACGACGGTCGGCCCCAGGCAGACCTGCCGCTGGTGCACTGGGCCGCTCAGGATGCGCTGTTACGTGCGCATGAAGCGCTGGCCGAAGTGCTCGATAACTACCCCTCGAACGCCGCTGCGGCAGTGGTGCGGGGCTTGAGTTTTCCGTTCGGTATTCCCCTGCGCAAACCGTCGGATCGCTTGCTGGCCCAAGTGGCTGAGGTGGTGCAGACGCCAGGCGAAACCCGCGACCGCCTGTTGGCCAATTCCTACATCCCGCGCCCGGAAATCGACAAGCTGGCCTACGGCGAATTGGCCTTGCGCCTGTTGCCGCAGGTGGAGCTGATCGACGCTCGCTTCAAGTCGGCGGTCAAGCAAGGCCTGATCGAACCGATGCCGATTTCCGCCACCGCGTTCAGCGCCTGGCGCGTCAAGGCGCGGGCGCTGGACCTGATCAGCGACGAGGAAGACACCTTGCTCGGCCGCTATGTGGAATACGCCGACCACGGCATCCAGGTCGATGACTTCCCGCAGGACTTTGGTTTGCTTGAGGCGTTACAGCAGCGCAAACAAGCGTTGGAGCCGAGCGCCAAACGTCGCACACCCCAAAGCGAAAACGCCTCGGTCAACTAGGGGAACACGATCAAGGTGGGAGCTGGCGTGCCTGCGATGGCATCACCTCGGTGCCTGTGAACGACCGAGTCGTCTGCAGCGCAGGCACGCCAGCGCCCACCGGCATCGGGTTTATAAAGTCAGTGTGTGTTGTGAGTGAATGCTTACTATGAGTGACAGCTACCTCTCCTTCGTCAACTCCCCGTGGGGTGGGCGCCTCGCCCGGGCCATCGGCCTGCCGCAGCCGTTGCCGTTGCAGCGCCATCGCAGCGGCCAGCAGGGCCTGGTCAACCCGGTCATCGTCGCCGGGGCAGGGCGGTTATCCACGCAGGTGCAGCAGATTTTTGCCGCCACCGACACCGTCGCGGCCACGCCGGCGACGCTCCGGGCGCCGTCCACGGTCAAGGTACAGGGCGCGGTGTTCGATGCCACGGCGGTGCTCGATTTGCAGCAGCTCGACGAGCTCTATGTATTCTTCCACGCCAACGCCAAGCGCCTCAGTCAGCATGGCCGCGTGGTGGTGCTGGGCACTGCGCCCGAACATTGCCGGGACTTGCCCCAGGCCATCGCCCAACGCGCCCTCGAAGGCCTGGTGCGCTCGCTGGCCAAGGAACTGCGCCGGGCGATCACCGTGCAATTGGTCTATGTGGCGCCGGGCGCCGAAGACGCCCTGGACAGCAGCCTGCGGTTTTTTCTGTCGCGCCGTTCGGCCTATGTGTCCGGGCAGGTCGTGCGCCTGGAAAAACCGGTGGATGGCGAGGTTGCCGTCAACTGGGATAAGCCCTTTGCCGGGCGCCGCGCATTGGTGACTGGCGCCTCGCGTGGGATTGGTTTGGCCATCGCCCAGGTGCTGGCCCGCGACGGCGCCCACGTGGTGTGTGTGGATGTGCCCCAAGCCCATGCAGCGCTGCAGCAGGCCGCCGCCGGTGTCAACGGCTCAGCCTTGCCGCTGGACATCACCGCTCCCGACTCGGCCGCGCTGTTGCAGGCGCACGTCGAACAGTACGGCGCTTTTGATGTGGTGGTGCACAACGCCGGGATCACCCGCGACAAGACCATTGCCAAAATGACCGAGACGGCCTGGCGCAGTGTGCTGGCGGTCAACCTGGAAGCGCCGTTGCAGTTGAGCAGTGCGTTGCTGCACCACCAAGGGTTGAACCCGGGCGGGCGCATTGTGTGCGTGTCGTCGATCTCCGGCATTGCCGGCAACCTGGGGCAAAGCAATTACGCCACCTCCAAGGCGGGTGTGATTGGCTTGGTGCACGGCCTGGCGCCGTTGGCGGCAGCGCAACAGGTCACGGTCAATGCCGTGGCGCCCGGTTTTATCGAGACGCAGATGACGGCCAGGATTCCACTGATGATCCGCGAGGCGGGGCGGCGCATGAACTCGATGTCCCAAGGCGGGCAGCCGATTGATGTGGCCGAGACCATTGCCTGGCTGGCGCACCCGGCGTCCGGCGGGGTCAACGGCCAAGTCGTACGCGTGTGCGGCCAAAGCCTGCTGGGAGCCTGAACCATGGACTACGTGACGCAGATCATCGACCCGCCACCGTCGCGCACCCAGCTGTTGCTCGATGGCGTGCGCGCGCTGCGCAAACCCAAGCTTGAGGGTGCGCCGTTGCTGCCCAGGGAATGCCTGGTGCGTTCGGCGGTGGCGCTGTCGGCCGGCGCTGTCGCCGCGTATGGCCACGCCTGTGGTTTCCGGCGCGAGCAGGGTGTGCCGCTGTCCTATCCGCACGTGCTGGCGTTCCCGTTGCACCTGATGCTGCTGACCCGGCCGAGCTTTCCGTATCCGGCCAGCGGCATGGTGCACCTGGCCAATCGCATTCATCAGCACCAGCGCTTGCACGAAGGCCAGGCGTTGCGCCTGCAAGTGTGGTGCGAGCGGTGGGTGGCGCACCCCAAAGGCCAGGCGCTGAGTATCGCCACGCGGGCCTACAGCGCCGACGCGCTGGTGTGGCAGAGCGACAGCCTGTACCTGCGCCGTGACGTGAAAGCCCCGGTCGGCGAGCCGTGGGAAGACGCGCTGACGTTGCAGGAAGACGAGCTGTTGCGCAGCCAACGCTGGGCAGTGCCGGCCGACCTGGGCCGACGTTTTGCCAAGGTGTCAGGGGACTTCAACCCGATTCACACCTCGGTGATCGGCGCCAGAATCTTTGGCTTTCGCCGCGCTATCGCCCATGGCATGTGGACCCTGGGCCGCGCACTCGCCGCTCAGCAACCGCCGGGCGGCCTGGAACACGCCCAGGCGCATTGCGACTTCAAACTGCCGATCTTCCTGCCCGGCCAGGTCACCCTGTGGAATCGCCCCGTGACCGGCCCGCGCCGTGAGTTCGAAGTGCGCAATGCGGCTGGCGATAAACCGCATATGCGTGGGCTTTTTGTCTGGAATGAGAACCGTCAATGAGTGACTACAGCTTCAACCCGGCCCCGACTCGACGCGTGGCGATTATCGGCGGCAACCGTATCCCGTTTGCCCGCTCCAACAGCGTGTACGCCCACGACAGCAATCAGGACTTGCTGGTTGCCGCCCTGCAAGGCCTGGTTGACCGCTACAACCTGCACGGCCAGCGCCTGGGCGAGTTTGCCGCGGGCGCGGTGATCAAGCATTCGCGCGATTTCAACCTGGCGCGCGAGTCGCTGCTGTCGACCACATTGTCGCCCCAGACCCCCGCGTATGATGTGCAACAAGCCTGCGGCACGGGCCTTGAGGCGGCGTTGCTGGTGGCGAATAAAATCGCCCTGGGCCAGATTGATGTCGGCATTGCCGGCGGTTGCGACACCACCTCGGACGCGCCCATCGGCATCAACGAATCCCTGCGCCACACCTTGCTCGCCGCCAACCGCGCCAAGGGCATGGGCGATAAGCTCAAGGCGTTGCTGAAGGTGCGCCCCTCG encodes:
- a CDS encoding 3-oxoacyl-ACP reductase produces the protein MSDSYLSFVNSPWGGRLARAIGLPQPLPLQRHRSGQQGLVNPVIVAGAGRLSTQVQQIFAATDTVAATPATLRAPSTVKVQGAVFDATAVLDLQQLDELYVFFHANAKRLSQHGRVVVLGTAPEHCRDLPQAIAQRALEGLVRSLAKELRRAITVQLVYVAPGAEDALDSSLRFFLSRRSAYVSGQVVRLEKPVDGEVAVNWDKPFAGRRALVTGASRGIGLAIAQVLARDGAHVVCVDVPQAHAALQQAAAGVNGSALPLDITAPDSAALLQAHVEQYGAFDVVVHNAGITRDKTIAKMTETAWRSVLAVNLEAPLQLSSALLHHQGLNPGGRIVCVSSISGIAGNLGQSNYATSKAGVIGLVHGLAPLAAAQQVTVNAVAPGFIETQMTARIPLMIREAGRRMNSMSQGGQPIDVAETIAWLAHPASGGVNGQVVRVCGQSLLGA
- a CDS encoding MaoC/PaaZ C-terminal domain-containing protein, translated to MDYVTQIIDPPPSRTQLLLDGVRALRKPKLEGAPLLPRECLVRSAVALSAGAVAAYGHACGFRREQGVPLSYPHVLAFPLHLMLLTRPSFPYPASGMVHLANRIHQHQRLHEGQALRLQVWCERWVAHPKGQALSIATRAYSADALVWQSDSLYLRRDVKAPVGEPWEDALTLQEDELLRSQRWAVPADLGRRFAKVSGDFNPIHTSVIGARIFGFRRAIAHGMWTLGRALAAQQPPGGLEHAQAHCDFKLPIFLPGQVTLWNRPVTGPRREFEVRNAAGDKPHMRGLFVWNENRQ